From the Acidimicrobiales bacterium genome, the window TCCGCCGGTCGTGCGTCTCTACGACGGTCGCGAGTCGTGGCGCCACTTCCGTGACCAGATGCCCAAGGGCCACTCGATGCTGATCTTCCTCCACGAGGGCCCCCCGGGACTCGCTCCCCTCGAGGCCGAGGCGGTCGCCGGGATCTGCACCGCCGGTGGCGGCGCAGCAGCCTCGGTGGAAGCGGTCGACGCGTGGTTCGCCCATCGCAACACGGTGCCGAGCTGGGACGAGTTGCTGACATCAGGGGTCGTCGCCGACACCATCGAGGTCGCCACCGACTGGTCCCGACTTCCAGCTCTCTACGACGCCGTCGTCGACGCCCTCAACGACGTGCCCGGCGTGGTGGCCGCATCGGCGCACTCGTCGCACGCCTATCGCTCGGGGGCCAATCTCTACTTCACGCTCGCGGCGACGCCCGGCGACGCCACCGAGTACGCCGCGACCTACGACGCCTGCTGGGACGCAGCGATGCGGGCGGCCGACGGCCTCGGTGCCGGCCTCGCGCACCACCACGGCATCGGGCGCGTGCGGCGCGACTGGATGCAGGCCGAGATCGGCGCTGGTGGGGTGTCGATGCTGCGGGCCGTGAAGTCGGCCCTCGATCCCGATGGCCTGCTCAACCCGGGCGTGCTGATCCCGTGAACGCGCGCAGTGGGCGGAGCGGTCGGCTGGTCGCCGGGCTCGATGTCGGCACGACGACGATCCGGTTCGGTCTGTTCGATCCGGCGTCGGGCGAACGGGTGGCCATCGCCCGCGAGACCCTCGACCTGTCGGTGCCGTTCGCCGGCGCGGTCGAACAGGATCCGGCTGCCTTCGTCGCGGCGACGCAGCGGCTGTGGGGATCGGTCCTCGCCGATGCCGGCGTGGTCGCCGGCGACGTCGGCGCGCTGGGCATCGCCAACCAGCGGGCGACGATCGTGTGCTGGTCGTCGGTCGACGGGCGGGCCATTCGGCCCGCGGTCGGCTGGCAGGACGCCCGCAGCGCCGGGGCCGTCGCCGAGCTGGTCGCCCAGGGGATTCCGGTCAACACCGCCGCGTCGTGCACGAAGATGCGCTGGCTGCTCGACAACGACCCGGCCGTCGCAGCGGCGGCGGCCGACGGCACCTTGCGGATGGGCACCGTCGATTCATGGATGACCTGGGCGCTGTCGGATGGGCAATCCTTCGTGACCGATCCCGGTAACGCGGCGGCCACCGGGATGTACGACCCCCGGGTCGGTGATTGGTCCGACGGCGCGCTCGAGCTCTTCGGGGTGCCACGAGCACCCCTGGCCGAGATCGTCGCGTCCGATGCCGATGCCGGCGCAGCCGTTCTCCTCGATCCGGCCGGTGGCATCGCCCTCACTGCCCGCGTCGGTGATCAGATGGCGGCCTGCGCGGCCCACCGGCTTGCCGAGGGTGAGGCGAAGATCACGCTCGGCACCTCGGCGATGCTCGACGTGCACGCGGGGCCCGAACCCGGCACGGCCCCGGTTGGCTGCTACACGCTTCCGTTGTGGCGACGCACACCGACCGGCGGCGCCGCGCCGGTCGAGGAGTTCATGTTCGAAGGCTCGATCACCACGGCGGGCAGCGTGGTCGAATGGCTCGTGCGCATCGGGATGCTCGACCGGGTCGACGCGCTCGACGCCGTTGCGTCGGAGGGGCGCCCGGGCGCAGTGCGGTTCGTGCCCGCGCTCGCCGGTCTCGGGTCGCCGCATCACGACCCGGGGGCTCGGGGTGAATGGACGGGGCTCGCCCTCGACACCACCCGACCCGACATGGTGCGGGCCGTGGTCGAGGGCATCGCCGACCGGGTCGCCGAGCTCGCGGTGCACATGGGGGTGCCGTCGCTCGCCGTCGACGGCGGATTGAGTCGCTCGCAGGTGATGGTCGACGCGCTGGAGCATCGGGGTCTCCACATCCGGCGGGCCGCCGACGACGAGGCGAGCCTGCGCGGCGCGGCCGAGATCGCCGCGTCGGCGCTCAGTCGATGACCGCCTGAAGGCCGATGACGGGGAGGTCGACCGACGTGGTCAGGCTGACGGTGCCCCACACCACCCAGGATCCGGCGGTGCGGTCGGTCCGCTGCCAGATCGTCCAGCTGGCGGTCGCCGATATCGGCCCCGGGTCGGAGGGTGATGGCGCGCGGGTGAAGGTGTGGATGCAGCGACTGTGCTGGTCGTCGGGTCCGGTCGGGTCCCATCGGGTCGTCGCGTCGTCGGTGCAGACGAGGCGGGCGCCATCGCCGAGATCCCAGGTGACGTCGCGAAAGACCGGGCGCACCGTCGCCCACACCGGGCCGGCCTGCGCCGACGCGGGGGCGTAGTCGAGTTCGCTGTCGACCGCGAACCACGAGGGAATGCCGACGATCTGGATACCGGCGGGCGAGGTCACGACCGACGGACGCTCGAACTCGATGCTGTCGAGTGCGTACCGGGCGGCTACCGGGGTGGTGATCAGCGGACCGGGAGGATCGACGATCGGGTCGTAGACGGCAACGAGCGGGTAGCCCGGGTAGCGGTCGTCCCACGGGTCGACGAACCAGCAGTTGTAGACGTAGGTGGCACCGACCTCGGGGTCGGCGATGCGCACCGCGTCGAGGGTGGTTCCGCCGATGACGAGCGTGAACCACGCGCAGTGGATGCGGGGGCCGTCGTAGGGGGCGCCGGGGGTGTCGGTCAGCTCGAGGGTTCCGGGTGCCGCGGCGGTGACCACCAGCGTGTTGTCGCTCCATTCCGTCGTCGTCTCCGACGGTGGCGGGTCGTCCTGGGCGGCCGCACCGCGCTCGGTCGGGACGAGCAC encodes:
- a CDS encoding FGGY family carbohydrate kinase yields the protein MNARSGRSGRLVAGLDVGTTTIRFGLFDPASGERVAIARETLDLSVPFAGAVEQDPAAFVAATQRLWGSVLADAGVVAGDVGALGIANQRATIVCWSSVDGRAIRPAVGWQDARSAGAVAELVAQGIPVNTAASCTKMRWLLDNDPAVAAAAADGTLRMGTVDSWMTWALSDGQSFVTDPGNAAATGMYDPRVGDWSDGALELFGVPRAPLAEIVASDADAGAAVLLDPAGGIALTARVGDQMAACAAHRLAEGEAKITLGTSAMLDVHAGPEPGTAPVGCYTLPLWRRTPTGGAAPVEEFMFEGSITTAGSVVEWLVRIGMLDRVDALDAVASEGRPGAVRFVPALAGLGSPHHDPGARGEWTGLALDTTRPDMVRAVVEGIADRVAELAVHMGVPSLAVDGGLSRSQVMVDALEHRGLHIRRAADDEASLRGAAEIAASALSR